The Xanthomonas sontii genomic sequence TCCACCGTCGCGCGGGGGGAACGGCGACGGGGCGAATCGAGTGCCGCATCGCCTGCTACGCAGACGGCGCGATGCGCGCTGCCGCATGCGCCCGGCCGAAGTCGGGTTATGCCAGTGCCGGGCCGTTGCGGCTCGGTGCGTCCCGCTCGCGCGCCAATTCCTGCTGTTGCGCGAGTTGCCGTTCGCGGTCGATCGCCTGGTTCGCGGCCTGCAGTCGCTGGTCGGACTGCTCCACCGGAGTGGCGAGCGCCACTTGCACATCCACGCTGGCGCGCTTTTGCGCCGGGTCGCGCTGTTCACCTTCGACCACCACCAGATGGCCCTTCTCGGTGAGCGCCACGCGATCGGCCCGTTCCAGTGCGTTCGACGCCAGCGGCGCGTTGCCGGGGCCGCCATTGTCCCGGCAAGCGGCCAGCGCAGCACGGCTCAGGCGTTCGCTGGCCGCATCGTACGGTTTGCCCAGATCCTGGTCGATCCTTCTGACGCCCTCGCGGATCTGCTCGAGCAGCGCATGATTCCGGTGGCTGGCGTCGTTCGGGCCGGGCGCCGACGCCGGAGCGCGATCCGGCGCAGGCGTTTGCGGTTGCTGCTGCTCGCTGCGTTCGCGCAACTGCGCCGGGGTCGGTACGTGCAGCAGCGTTTCGCTCTTGCCGTCCTTGCGCAGTTGAAGATCCACGCTCTGATCGGCATTGCCGACGCGCTTGACCTCGTCGCGCTGCACCGCGCTCCACTTGCCGCCGACGAAGGCGGTACCGTGACCGTTCCCATCGAAGACGACCACATCGTTGTCCGCGCCGAACAGGCTCGACGACTGCGCGACCGTCTTACCGTTCCGGCCTTTGAGGTTGTAGCCGAACGCACTGTCCTGGTCGAGGGCGCCGATCAGTTTTGGCGACTGGCCGTTCTGCAGGAACAGGGTCTTGGTCGCGTTGTACTGATGCAGCGCATCCGCGTGGGCGGTATCGCCCTTCAGGTCGACGGGGCTGCGCAATGGGTCGGCGGAGACCGCCGCAAAAGCGTCATGCAGGGGATTCCCGGGCTGCGCCGCACGGAGCTTGTTGAACACCTCGGTACCTGCGAGCGCGTGGTGGACGCCGCTCTCGATGTAGTCGGGCACCACCTCGCCTTTCTTGTTGGTCTTGTTCGGCAGCAGCGCGTCGACCTTGTTCACCACGTCCTCGACGCTGCCGAGGCTGCCGTCGTTGATGTCCTTGAGGATCTTCGGATACTGACTCTTGCCGGCCTGGTTCTCCAGCTTCATCAGCACGGTGGCGTACTTGGCCTGGTCGTCCAGGCTCGCGTTCTTGTACAACTCCGTCTGGCGCAATTGGTGCAGCGCGCCGCCAGGGTCCTTCTTGCCGTCGCCTTCGCGCATCAGATGGTCGATCTGCGTGCGGTCGCGATCGTGTACGAATTGCACGCCTGCATCGGAGGCCAGGAAGCTATTGAGGTTCTTGAGCACGGTTGCATCGGGTGCGCGGCCGTTGTCCGCGCGGATGGCATCGCCATTGCGCTGCAGATCGGAGATCGTCTGTGTTCTTTGGTTTTCCGACAGCGCCAGGCTCGGAGTCTGCCGGGCGGCCCATGTCTGGTAGGCATCCACCAGCGTCGGGACGACGTCCGGATGTGCGCCCAGGTCGGTCTGCAGCGTGCCGATGCTGAAGCCGCTGTTGGCCACCGGCTTGAGCGTGTTGCCCTCGACCGATCCGGCGAACGACAGGTGATAGGCCACATTCTTGGAGCCCAGGCTGCCTTCCGAGACCACGCCGATGGCGAAGTAACCCAAGGTCTTGAGTTGCGCGTCGGTGAGTTGCGGCCTTGCCGCGGTGGGGGCGGTGTTTGGATCGGACATGTCGCTGTTCCCCGATGGTGTGTCGTCCCTGTAGACGCTTGCGTTCGCGTTAGCCTCTGCCTTCTCCGCAGAGCTTGAGGTTGGTGCGTGCGGCGCGGATCACGCGGAGGTAATCGTCGACGAGGGCGGGCGTCATGCCATCGCTGATGGCGTCGTCGCTGCGCTTGGCGTCGTCCTGGTAGGGCGCCAGCGTCTGCCGGCATCCGGCATCGTCGCCGAGTTTATGCTGGGTCAGCGCGTAGTCGTTGCGGATGGCGCCGGCGTCGCTGAAGCTGAGGGCCGCCACGCAGTCGCGATAGAGCGGCGCGAGCGCCGCTTCGGCACCCGCATAGTCCTTGCGATCGTAGGATGCCTGGAAGGCCTTGCGCGTTTGCTGCATGACTTCAGGCGTGCAGGTCGCAGCCTGTTTCAGATAGTCGCCTGCGAAGCTGCCGTTGCCGCCGCAGTACTCCCGGCACGCGCTCTCGGCGCCGGCCGTGGCGGACACCGCCACGCCGTCTGCCTTGGGTGCGAACTGCAGCGTGCAGGTGCCGTCGTCGACCGCGGCCTGGGTCCCGTGCAGCGTGCCGCTGAAGCTGCAACCGGCATCGACATTCTGCGTTTCGAGGGTGAAGCGCGCATCGGGCTGCACGGTCAGCTGGCCCCAGCCGGGCTGGGTGGCATAGTGGCCGGGGGGCACTTGCGCGGCCGCCGCATCGTGCGTCGCAGCAGGCGCCGTCAGGCCGTTCGCGGCAGGCGCGGGGGCGGTCGGGGGCACGGAGGGCGTCGCGCTCGCGGGTGCCTGGGCGGCGTTGCCACAGGCGCACAGGGTCGCCGCGCAGCACAGGGAGAGCAGCAGTCCACGCGGGATCGGTGCGGCGGCCAGGATCCTGGCGGTCCAGCGAGGCGCGGTGTCCATCCGATCATTCCATCGACGCGGGCGGCCGAGTCTAGCCCCGCCCGGATCGGCGCCGCAAGCCTGGATGCCGCCTCGTAATCGGTCGTGGAACGGCGGCCCGCCGGGCAAGCGTCCGGCAAGCGCGATGGCCAGGTGTCGACGCTGCCGTTCCGCCGGTAGTGCCCCAGCCTTACAACGCGTAACCGAACTGCTGCTTGAACTGGTCGTTGAATTCGTCGAAGTCGAAGCGCTGGTTCTGCGTGCCCGGGTGCTCGACCTTCAGGGCGCCCATCAGGTTGCCCATGCGGCCGATGGTCAGCCAGTCGCAGCCGCGCTGGATGCCGAAGATCAGGCCGGCGCGGAAGGCGTCGCCGCAGCCGGTGGGGTCGACCACGCGGCGCTCGTGCGCCGGCGGGATGTCGTAGGTCTTCTCGGGGGTGTGGACCAGGGCGCCCTTGGGGCCCTGGGTGGTGATGTAGGCCTGCACGCGCGAGACGATGTCCTTCTCGTTCCAGCCGGTGCGCTCCTGCAGCAGGTTGGACTCGTAGTCGTTGACCACCACGTAGTCGGCCTGCTCGATGAACTGGCGCAGCTCCGGGCCGTTGAACAGCGGCATGGCCTGGCCGGGGTCGAAGATGAACGGCACGCCGCCGGCGCTGAACTCCTCGGCGTTCTGGATCATGCCCTCGCGCCCGTCCGGGCCGACCAGGCCCAGGGTCACGCCCGGCACGTCCTTCACGTGGTTCTCGTAGCTGCGCATCATCGCGCCCGGATGGAACGCGGTGATCTGGTTGTTGTCGTGGTCGGTGGTGATGAACGCCTGCGGGGTGAACAGCTCCTCGATCACCTTGACCCGCGACAGGTCGATGCCCAGCGCCTGGAAATGCTCGCGGTACGGGCCGAAGTCCTGGCCCACGGTGCCCATCGGGATCGGGTGGCCGCCCAGCAGGTGCAGGTTGTAGGCGATGTTGCCGGCGCAGCCGCCGAACTCGCGGCGCATCCGCGGCACCAGGAACGACACGTTCAGGATGTGCACCTTGTCCGGCAGGATGTGGTTCTTGAACTGGTCCGGGAACACCATGATGGTGTCGTAAGCGAGAGAACCACAGATCAGTGCAGACATCGGGCAGGCCTTGGCGGAGGAATGAGCCCGCATTCAGGCGGGCGAGGGGCGGGGTCGCCGCGGCGCAAAGGGTAACGGCTGCGGCCCGGCAGGGCCAGAACCACGATCCATCGCGGTCCCGCCGATACCACGCAACGCGTGGTTTTAGCGAGAATTTTCCTTGCCCGCACCCAGGCGGGTTGCTAGGCTAGCGGACTTCGTTTTCTGCCCATTTTTTCGCCATTCTGGCGACGGCGCGCGCCCCAGGACCCAATCCCCCGATGTTCAAGAAACTCCGCGGCATGTTCTCCAACGACCTGTCCATCGATCTGGGCACGGCCAACACCCTCATCTACGTGCGTGGCCAGGGCATCGTGCTGAACGAACCGTCGGTGGTCGCGGTGCGCCAGGACCGGGCGATCGGCGGCACCCGCTCGGTGGCCGCGGTCGGCGCCGAGGCCAAGCAGATGCTCGGCCGTACGCCGGGCCACATCACCACCATCCGCCCGATGAAGGACGGCGTCATCGCCGACTTCACCTACACCGAGGCGATGCTGAAGCATTTCATCAAGAAGGTGCACAAGTCGCGCTTCCTGCGCCCCAGCCCGCGCGTGCTGGTGTGCGTGCCGGCCGGCTCCACCCAGGTCGAGCGCCGCGCGATCAAGGAATCGGCCGAGGAGGCCGGCGCCCGCGACGTGTACCTGATCGAGGAACCGATGGCCGCGGCGATCGGCGCCGGCATGCCGGTCACCGAGGCGCGCGGCTCGATGGTCATCGACATCGGCGGCGGCACCACCGAGGTCGCGGTCATTTCGCTGAACGGCATCGTCTATTCGCAGTCGGTGCGCATCGGCGGCGACCGCTTCGACGAGTCGATCACCAATTATGTGCGCCGCAACCACGGCATGCTGATCGGCGAGGCCACGGCCGAGCGGATCAAGCTGGAAATCGGCTGCGCCTACCCGCAGGCGGTGGTGCAGGAGATGGAGATCTCCGGCCGCAACCTCGCCGAGGGCGTGCCGAAGATGATCAAGATCAACTCCAACGAAGTGCTGGAAGCGCTGCACGAGCCGCTGTCGGGCATCGTCTCGGCGGTCAAGCTGGCGCTGGAGCAGACCCCGCCGGAACTGTGCGCCGACGTCGCCGAGCGCGGCATCGTGCTGACCGGCGGCGGCGCGCTGCTGCGCGACCTGGACCGGCTGATCTCCGAGGAAACCGGCCTGCACGTGCAGGTTGCCGACGATCCGCTGACCTGCGTGGCCCGCGGCGGCGGCCGTGCGCTGGAACTGGTGGACATGCACGGCAACGAGTTCTTCGCGCCGGAGTGATGGTGAGGCTGGGAATCGGGAATGGGGAATGGGCAATCGAATGCCCCATCCGCACCGATGCCCCAGTACCCGCGTTCACCGCCATATCCGCGCCCCGGCCCGATCGCGCCGGGAGCGCGCCGTTGCTTTCCGATTCCCCACTC encodes the following:
- a CDS encoding carbohydrate kinase family protein, with translation MSALICGSLAYDTIMVFPDQFKNHILPDKVHILNVSFLVPRMRREFGGCAGNIAYNLHLLGGHPIPMGTVGQDFGPYREHFQALGIDLSRVKVIEELFTPQAFITTDHDNNQITAFHPGAMMRSYENHVKDVPGVTLGLVGPDGREGMIQNAEEFSAGGVPFIFDPGQAMPLFNGPELRQFIEQADYVVVNDYESNLLQERTGWNEKDIVSRVQAYITTQGPKGALVHTPEKTYDIPPAHERRVVDPTGCGDAFRAGLIFGIQRGCDWLTIGRMGNLMGALKVEHPGTQNQRFDFDEFNDQFKQQFGYAL
- a CDS encoding rod shape-determining protein, whose protein sequence is MFKKLRGMFSNDLSIDLGTANTLIYVRGQGIVLNEPSVVAVRQDRAIGGTRSVAAVGAEAKQMLGRTPGHITTIRPMKDGVIADFTYTEAMLKHFIKKVHKSRFLRPSPRVLVCVPAGSTQVERRAIKESAEEAGARDVYLIEEPMAAAIGAGMPVTEARGSMVIDIGGGTTEVAVISLNGIVYSQSVRIGGDRFDESITNYVRRNHGMLIGEATAERIKLEIGCAYPQAVVQEMEISGRNLAEGVPKMIKINSNEVLEALHEPLSGIVSAVKLALEQTPPELCADVAERGIVLTGGGALLRDLDRLISEETGLHVQVADDPLTCVARGGGRALELVDMHGNEFFAPE
- a CDS encoding XVIPCD domain-containing protein encodes the protein MSDPNTAPTAARPQLTDAQLKTLGYFAIGVVSEGSLGSKNVAYHLSFAGSVEGNTLKPVANSGFSIGTLQTDLGAHPDVVPTLVDAYQTWAARQTPSLALSENQRTQTISDLQRNGDAIRADNGRAPDATVLKNLNSFLASDAGVQFVHDRDRTQIDHLMREGDGKKDPGGALHQLRQTELYKNASLDDQAKYATVLMKLENQAGKSQYPKILKDINDGSLGSVEDVVNKVDALLPNKTNKKGEVVPDYIESGVHHALAGTEVFNKLRAAQPGNPLHDAFAAVSADPLRSPVDLKGDTAHADALHQYNATKTLFLQNGQSPKLIGALDQDSAFGYNLKGRNGKTVAQSSSLFGADNDVVVFDGNGHGTAFVGGKWSAVQRDEVKRVGNADQSVDLQLRKDGKSETLLHVPTPAQLRERSEQQQPQTPAPDRAPASAPGPNDASHRNHALLEQIREGVRRIDQDLGKPYDAASERLSRAALAACRDNGGPGNAPLASNALERADRVALTEKGHLVVVEGEQRDPAQKRASVDVQVALATPVEQSDQRLQAANQAIDRERQLAQQQELARERDAPSRNGPALA